The sequence below is a genomic window from Ruminiclostridium josui JCM 17888.
CAGTTGTTCCAGATGATGCATGAACTCTGACAATTTCACTCATAGGTACTGCAAATAATCCGTATGGATATGTATCTCTCAGGTCCTGCTTATAGGTAAAGGGTAAATTTTTCAAATCATCAACAGACTTGATATCTCCCGGCAGTATTCCCTTTTCCTGCATCTTCTTTCTGTAAGTAGGTACATTTTCGTATACCCGCTTTACAGTTTTAATTAATCTTTCTGATTGAACCTTACGCATTTCTTCTCTGGACATACATTCGTATGTCTGATTCCAACATGACATAACGTTTCACCCTCCCAAGAATAAATATAATTTATATATTCTTTGCCATCATCCCACTCGGAATGGCTTTCAGGGTTTACTTACAAAATGTAGCCCCACACAAAAGCAATAGGCTTAAATTCTTAATTATGATAATTGTAACCTTCCTCAAAGGCTTTGATGTTTACATCTAGTACCTTTGCAGGAACCACTTCATTTATGGCTTCTAAAAATATGTTTTTATCAATACCTGCTAATTTTGCCATTACTCCCAACAGAACAATATTCACCGCTTTTATTGTTCCACATTCTTTGGCAATTTTAAGTGCATCAAGTGAATAAATTCTATATGATGCCTTTAATGTTTCAAGTATTTTTTCAGGATACTTAACCTTTCCTGTGATTACAGGCATTGGATCAATTTCCTGCTCATTTACTATCATCTTGCCTTCCTTATTGAGATATTCCACCCACCTGAGTGCTTCTAACTGTTCAAAGGCAATAATTAGATCTGCCTCACCCTTTTCAATTAAAGGTGAATATACCTTTTCTCCATACTTTACATATGTAACAACGCTGCCGCCTCTCTGAGACATACCGTGTACCTCTGAGACCTTAACGTCAAAATTCAGTTTTAATGCAACTGTTCCCAGTATTCTGCTGGCCAGAAGAGTTCCCTGTCCGCCAACACCAACAATAAGAAGATTTAATTTTTTCACCTTATTCACCTGCCCTTTCGATAGCACCAAATCCGCATATCTTTGTGCAGAGTTTGCAACCTACACAAAGTGCCGGATTTATTTCAAGGTGATCACCCTTTTCAACTATGGCAGGGCATCCTATTTTCATGCACATTCTGCACTTTTTACATTTATCCTGTACTATTCTGTGACTTCCTTCATATTTTACATACTTTAAAAGTGCACATGGACGCTGAGAAATTATCACAGAAGGTTCATCTGCATCTATTTCAGCTTTTACAACCTTCTCAAATTCCTTTATATCAAAAGGATCTACAACCGTAACCCTGTCAACACCCACAGATTTACAAAGAAGTTCAAGATCTACCTGTTTTGTAGGCTCACCCTTAATTGTAAATCCTGTTGTAGGATTCTGTTGATGCCCAGTCATTCCCGTAATTGAATTATCAAGAATAATTACAGTGGAGTTACCTTTATTATATACAATATCTATTAAGCCCGTAATTCCTGAATGTATAAATGTTGAGTCGCCGATAACTGCTACAGTTTTTTTTCTGAATTCAGTCCCACGTGCTTTTTCCAATCCATGTGCAATACCAATGCTTGCACCCATACACACGCATATATCCATTGCTTCGTTAGGAGGCAATGCACCTAACGTATAACATCCTATGTCTCCGCTTACGGTCAGTCCCATTTTTTTGAGAACATAGAACATACCTCTATGAGGACATCCTGGACACATTACTGGTGGTCTTACAGGAACGGCATTATTGGAAGCTTCATTAGAATCAAACTTTTTATCACGAAGTTTCTCTGCAAGCAATTGCGCACTATACTCACCGGTTATAGGAAGCTTTTCTTTACCAATTACTTTTATGCCCATTTTCTTAATTTGATTCTCAAAGAATGGCTCCAATTCTTCTACAACATAAAGTGTTTTTACTTTTGACGCAAATTCTTCAATTAGTTTTTCAGGAATCGGATGAACCATTCCTATCTTTAATACAGATGCATCTGGTATCGCTTCTTTTACATACTGATATGAAATTCCGCTGGTTATAACACCGATGTCATTACTTATCATTTCAATCTTGTTTAATCCACTTTCATTTGAGAATTTTCTCAAAGCAGTCATTCTCTTTTCAACTTCAACATGCCTTTTTCTTGCCATAGCAGGCATCATTACATATTTGCTTGCATCCTTAGAATATTGCTTTAACTTGTAATCTTCTTTATCGCTAAGTTCAACAACACTTTGAGAATGAGATACTCTGGTGGAAAGTCTTACGATTACAGGACAATCAAATGTCTCGCTTATGGTAAATGCTTGTTTTACGAAGTCCTTACATTCCTGAGAGTCGGAAGGTTCAAGCATCGGAACCTTTGATGACCTTGCATAGAATCTACTGTCCTGCTCGTTCTGTGAACTGTGCATTCCAGGGTCATCAGCAACCATTATAACAAGACCTCCGTTTACGCCTGTATATGATACTGTAAAGAGAGGATCTGCTGCAACATTAAGTCCTACATGTTTCATGGAACATATGGCTCTTGCTCCTCCGATGGATGAACCTATAGCTACCTCCAGTGCCACCTTTTCATTTGGTGCCCACTCTGAATATATTTCATCATATTTGGATATGTACTCAGTAATTTCCGTACTAGGAGTTCCAGGATAAGCCGCCGCTACTGAGCAGCCTGCTTCATATGCTCCTCTTGCCACGGCTTCATTGCCGAGCATGAGTTTCTTCATTGATATTCCCCCATCTCTATTTGATTAATTATTGTAATACTTGATTACAATCATCATACATTGTTTATTATTATAAAGTATTATCAGCCTAAAGTAAATGAAGAAATTCGACACATTTAGCGCTATACAGCGTTTTTTGTTGTTTTAAGCATGTTTAATTTTATCTAAGCGAACTTTTAATTATGCAACGAATAGATTATTTTTATAAAATTCCTATAAATATATGATATAATAATTGCTGACTATAAACAATAAACTATTAAGAGGTCTTAAAATGAACACTAGAAAATTTACTTATATAATTACTATAGTAGTAGGTTTATTTCTTTTTGGAATGGGAACAGTTTTTCTTTATTATGCAAACAGCATAACAGGAGCTGATGGCAGCAATGCTGTTCCCGCGATACTAGAAGGACTTAATGCCACTACCAATAAAGAGCCTATGAACTTCTTCCTCCTTGTTGGTGATAAGTCAAGTGGCAATACGGATTCAATGCTGGTAGCAAATTATAATCCAGAAAAAAAACAGATAAGTATCGTTACAATACCAAGAGATACTAAGGTTAAATTAAAAAACAATATACTTCCCAAAATAAATGCTGCCTATGCAGCAGGAGGACGCAATCACGAAGGTGCAAGATATGCAGCCGAGATAGTAAGTAACTTAACGGGAATCAATATTAACTATTATGTTCATATTAATATTTCCGCAATCAAAAAGATTACAGACATGCTTGGCGGAGTTTATTTTGACGTTCCTGTTGATATGAAGTATGATGACCCTTCTCAGAATCTTCATATTAATTTGAAAAAAGGTTATCAGTTGTTGGATGGTGACAAGGTTGAGCAATTACTTCGTTTCAGAAAACCAAACGGAGACCGATATACAAAAGAGTTAAAAGAGTTTTATGACGGCAGTGATATAAAGAGAACAGAAATGCAGATGAAGTTCATAAAAGAATTTATAAAACAGAAGCTAAAGGTACAAAATATTCCAAAGCTAAATCCCGTGCTTAATTATGCCTTTCAAAATGTTATAACCAATATGACTTTATCAGATGCACTAAAGATGACTTCTGGGCTCATAAGTATTTCTCCTGACAATTTTAATTCTTTCCGTCTTGACGGTGAAGACAAGGTTATAAATAAAGGATGGTACTACGTATACAACGGTAACATAATCAATATTGAGACAAAAGAATCTCTTCCGGCGGCTGATATAGTTAATGAATATTTTTATTCTGCCAACGGTATAGCAATTCCATCAGGCGAACTATATGTTCCTACTGAAAGTAACGATGACGAGGATGAAGTAAAAGCTCCTAGTACATCGAAAAAAACGCCTGCTATTAAGAAGCAAAATCCCTCAAATACTGATACCGACACCAAAGGAACGTCAAAGGGATAAAGTAAGGAGTGTAAAAAATGACTACTTTTATTCATAATATTCTAATGCCTTTAATAGATATTATCGAAGGTATGGGACCTTGGGGAATTGGTCTTTGGATGCTCTTTGAAAGCAGCTGTATTCCTCTTCCCAGTGAAATTATACTGCCTTTTGGAGGAATGATGGCTTCTCAAGGAAGCATTACTCTGTTGGAAGCAAATATTGCAGCAGCCATA
It includes:
- a CDS encoding LCP family protein, producing MNTRKFTYIITIVVGLFLFGMGTVFLYYANSITGADGSNAVPAILEGLNATTNKEPMNFFLLVGDKSSGNTDSMLVANYNPEKKQISIVTIPRDTKVKLKNNILPKINAAYAAGGRNHEGARYAAEIVSNLTGININYYVHINISAIKKITDMLGGVYFDVPVDMKYDDPSQNLHINLKKGYQLLDGDKVEQLLRFRKPNGDRYTKELKEFYDGSDIKRTEMQMKFIKEFIKQKLKVQNIPKLNPVLNYAFQNVITNMTLSDALKMTSGLISISPDNFNSFRLDGEDKVINKGWYYVYNGNIINIETKESLPAADIVNEYFYSANGIAIPSGELYVPTESNDDEDEVKAPSTSKKTPAIKKQNPSNTDTDTKGTSKG
- a CDS encoding indolepyruvate oxidoreductase subunit beta; this translates as MKKLNLLIVGVGGQGTLLASRILGTVALKLNFDVKVSEVHGMSQRGGSVVTYVKYGEKVYSPLIEKGEADLIIAFEQLEALRWVEYLNKEGKMIVNEQEIDPMPVITGKVKYPEKILETLKASYRIYSLDALKIAKECGTIKAVNIVLLGVMAKLAGIDKNIFLEAINEVVPAKVLDVNIKAFEEGYNYHN
- the iorA gene encoding indolepyruvate ferredoxin oxidoreductase subunit alpha, whose product is MKKLMLGNEAVARGAYEAGCSVAAAYPGTPSTEITEYISKYDEIYSEWAPNEKVALEVAIGSSIGGARAICSMKHVGLNVAADPLFTVSYTGVNGGLVIMVADDPGMHSSQNEQDSRFYARSSKVPMLEPSDSQECKDFVKQAFTISETFDCPVIVRLSTRVSHSQSVVELSDKEDYKLKQYSKDASKYVMMPAMARKRHVEVEKRMTALRKFSNESGLNKIEMISNDIGVITSGISYQYVKEAIPDASVLKIGMVHPIPEKLIEEFASKVKTLYVVEELEPFFENQIKKMGIKVIGKEKLPITGEYSAQLLAEKLRDKKFDSNEASNNAVPVRPPVMCPGCPHRGMFYVLKKMGLTVSGDIGCYTLGALPPNEAMDICVCMGASIGIAHGLEKARGTEFRKKTVAVIGDSTFIHSGITGLIDIVYNKGNSTVIILDNSITGMTGHQQNPTTGFTIKGEPTKQVDLELLCKSVGVDRVTVVDPFDIKEFEKVVKAEIDADEPSVIISQRPCALLKYVKYEGSHRIVQDKCKKCRMCMKIGCPAIVEKGDHLEINPALCVGCKLCTKICGFGAIERAGE